One genomic segment of Coffea arabica cultivar ET-39 chromosome 6e, Coffea Arabica ET-39 HiFi, whole genome shotgun sequence includes these proteins:
- the LOC113695798 gene encoding dnaJ homolog subfamily C GRV2 isoform X1 gives MDFVSRHAAPSSSSDNHDQQQSRQPPTESATSTSSSAVAAPASNAPEEPEYLARYMVVKHSWRGRYKRILCISNCTIVTLDPGTLAVTNSYDVGSDFEGASPIIGRDENSNEFNISVRTDGKGKFKAIKFSCKYRASILTELHRIRWNRLGSVAEFPVLHLRRRTAEWVPFKLKVTYAGVELIDSRSGDLRWCLDFRDMSSPAIILLSDAYGKRNIDQGSFILCPLYGRKSKAFQAASGTSSAAIISIVTKTAKSMVGLSLSVDSSQSLTITEYIKQRAKEAVGAEETPCGGWSVTRLRSAAHGTLNSPGLSLGIGPKGGLGENGDAVSRQLILTKVSLVERRPENYEAVIVRPLSAVSALVRFAEEPQMFAIEFNDGCPIHVYASTSRDSLLAAVKDVLQTEGQCPVPVLPRLTMPGHRIDPPCGRVHLQIQQPPSAQQRSVADMENAAMHLKHLAAAAKDAVAEGGSIPGSRAKLWRRIREFNACIPYSGVPPNVEVPEVTLMALITMLPAAPNLPPEAPPLPPPSPKAAATVMGFIACLRRLLASRSAASHVMAFPAAVGRVMGLLRNGSEGVAAETAGLIAALIGGGPGDTSVLTDTKGERHATYMHTKSVLFANQNSLIILVNRLKPMSASPLLSMSVVEVLEAMICDPSAETTQYAVFVDLLRLVAGLRRRLFALFGHPAESVRETVAVIMRTIAEEDAVAAESMRDAALRDGALLRHLLHGFYLPAGERREISRQLVALWADSYQPALDLLSRVLPPGLVAYLHTRSDGVSAEDVSNQEGSSLSRRQRRLLQQRKNRPVRGITSQQHLSPNMNNLEAVDQTKQPNSGATDSYKKSAIDLRSGHAPNIPSPAVHGGENLPSELSSTGIMQSNHSATVDSSDVPSINQQEPVDSNASSSVDSDANIVSNQNGGLPAPAQVVVEDATVGCGRLLLNWPEFWRAFSLDHNRADLIWNERTRQELREALQAEVHRLDVEKERTEDIVPGGGTTDIITGQVSVSQISWNYTEFFVMYPSLSKEVCVGQYYLRLLLESGTSGRAQDFPLRDPVAFFRALYHRFLCDADTGLTVDGAVPDELGSSDDWCDMGRLDGFGGGGGSSVRELCARAMAIVYEQHYNTVGPFAGTAHITVLLDRTDDRALRHRLLLLLKVLMKVLSNIEACVLVGGCVLAVDLLTAVHEASERTAIPLQSNLIAATAFMEPLKEWLFIDKDGSQIGPVEKDAVRRFWSKKEINWTTRCWASGMPDWKRLRDIRELRWTLALRVPVLTPIQVGDSALCILHSMVAAHSDIDDAGEIVTPTPRVKRILSSPRCLPHIAQAILSGEPTIVEGSAALLKAVVTRNPKAMIRLYSTGAFYFALAYPGSNLLSIAELFSVTHVHQAFHGGEEAAVSSSLPLAKRSVLGGLLPESLLYVLERSGPAAFAAAMVSDSDTPEIIWTHKMRAENLIRQVLQHLGDFPQKLSQHCHSLYDYAPMPPVTYPELKDEMWCHRYYLRNLCDEIRFPNWPIVEHVEFLQSLLVMWREELTRRPMDLSEEEACKILEISLEDVSRDDAPRQQSLETADEIPNLSKQIENIDEEKLKRQYRKLAMKYHPDKNPEGREKFLAVQKAYERLQATMQGLQGPQTWRLLLLLKGQCILYRRYGDVLEPFKYAGYPMLLNAVTVDQGDSNFLSSDRAPLLVAASELVWLTCASSSLNGEELVRDGGVQLIATLLSRCMCVVQPTTTASEPSTVIVTNVMRTFSILSQFESARVEILGISGLVEDIVHCTELELVSPAVDAALQTIAHLCVSSVLQDALLRAGVLWYLLPLLLQYDSTAEESDKAETHGVGGSVQIAKNIHAVRAAQALSRLSGQAMDDNGTPYNQAASNAVKALLTPKLASMLKDQLAKELLSKLNSNLESPEIIWNSSTRTELLKFVDQQLESQGPDGSYDLKDSHSFMYEALSKELFVGNVYLRVYNDQPDFEISEPENFCIALVDFISHLLHDRSNTGSDFHVSGSSIERSELQHDSINGSFTEQCSSDDSSAHPDGNLVSKEEELMKNLQFGLTSLQHLLTSNPNLASVFSSKEKLFPLFECFSGPVASACNIPQLCLSVLSRLTTHAPCLEAMVADGSSLLLLLQMLHSSPSCREGALHVLYALASTPELAWAAAKHGGVVYILELLLPLQEEIPMQQRAAAASLLGKLVGQPMHGPRVAITLARFLPDGLVSIIRDGPGEAVVSALDQTTETPELVWTPAMAASLSAQLATMASDLYREQMKGRVVDWDVPEPASSQQEMRDEPQVGGIYVRLFLKDPKFPLRNPKRFLEGLLDQYLSSIGATHYDDCAVDPELPLLLSAALVSLLRVHPALADHVGYLGYVPKLVSAVAYEGRRETMASPENRNDNYSGERSEAEDSSMQPTSPTPKERVRLSCLRVLHQLAASTICAEAMAATSVGTPQVVPLLMKAIGWQGGSILALETLKRVVVAGNRARDALVAQGLKVGLVEVLLGLLDWRAGGRNGLCSQMKWNESEASIGRVLAIEVLHAFAAEGAHCTKVREILNASNVWDAYKDQRHDLFLPSNAQSAAAGVAGLIENSSSRLTYALTAPPSQPSQVKQPAAIVADSNGTEDHIS, from the exons ATGGACTTCGTCAGCCGCCATGCTGCTCCTTCCTCCTCCAGCGACAACCACGACCAGCAACAATCGCGCCAGCCGCCGACAGAATCCGCTACCTCCACCTCCTCCTCCGCCGTTGCTGCACCTGCTTCTAATGCTCCCGAAGAACCGGAGTATTTGGCGCGCTACATGGTCGTCAAACACTCTTGGCGCGGGCGATACAAGAGAATTTTATGCATTTCAAATTGTACTATAGTCACGCTGGATCCTGGGACGTTAGCTGTGACCAACTCGTACGATGTTGGGAGCGATTTTGAAGGGGCGTCCCCCATTATTGGGAGGGACGAGAATTCGAATGAGTTTAATATAAGCGTGAGGACCGACGGGAAGGGCAAGTTCAAGGCTATTAAGTTTTCGTGCAAGTACAGAGCGAGTATATTGACTGAATTGCATAGAATAAGGTGGAACAGGCTTGGATCAGTAGCCGAGTTCCCAGTGTTGCATCTTCGGAGAAGGACAGCTGAATGGGTTCCTTTC AAACTAAAAGTTACTTATGCTGGAGTTGAACTTATTGACTCAAGATCTGGGGATCTTCGTTGGTGCTTGGACTTCAGAGATATGAGTTCTCCTGCAATTATCCTTCTGTCCGATGCTTATGGGAAGAGAAACATCGATCAGGGGAGCTTTATTCTCTGTCCTCTTTATGGAAGAAAATCAAAGGCTTTCCAGGCTGCTTCGGGAACTTCGAGTGCTGCCATAATATCAATTGTG ACTAAAACTGCTAAATCGATGGTTGGATTATCGTTATCGGTTGACAGTAGTCAGTCCCTTACCATCACTGAGTATATAAAGCAAAGGG CCAAGGAGGCTGTTGGGGCAGAAGAAACCCCTTGTGGTGGTTGGTCTGTTACGAGGTTGCGGTCTGCTGCTCATGGAACACTAAATTCTCCTGGATTGAGTTTGGGAATTGGCCCAAAAGGTGGCCTTGGGGAGAATGGTGATGCTGTATCACGTCAACTTATTCTCACAAAGGTCTCACTTGTTGAAAGGCGTCCAGAGAACTATGAG GCTGTTATTGTTCGTCCCTTATCTGCTGTTAGTGCTCTTGTTCGATTTGCTGAGGAGCCTCAGATGTTTGCGATTGAATTTAATGACGGGTGCCCAATTCAT GTTTATGCCAGCACGTCTCGCGACAGCTTGCTAGCCGCTGTTAAAGATGTATTGCAAACAGAA GGTCAGTGTCCAGTCCCTGTATTACCAAGGCTCACAATGCCTGGTCATCGGATTGATCCACCTTGCGGTAGAGTACATCTACAAATTCAGCAACCTCCTTCTGCACAACAGCGTTCTGTTGCAGACATGGAAAATGCAGCCATGCATTTGAAGCACTTGGCAGCCGCTGCAAAAGATGCTGTGGCTGAAGGAGGCTCAATTCCTGGATCAAGAGCTAAACTGTGGCGCAGAataagagaatttaatgcaTGTATCCCATATAGTGGAGTTCCTCCCAATGTTGAAGTACCTGAGGTGACTCTGATGGCCTTGATCACAATGCTCCCAGCTGCTCCCAATCTTCCTCCGGAGGCACCTCCTTTGCCACCTCCTTCTCCTAAAGCTGCTGCTACAGTTATGGGTTTCATTGCATGTTTACGCAGGTTGCTTGCTTCAAGAAGTGCTGCCTCGCATGTGATGGCTTTTCCTGCTGCTGTTGGGAGAGTCATGGGATTACTTAGAAATGGTTCTGAGGGGGTAGCTGCTGAAACTGCGGGTCTTATTGCTGCACTTATTGGGGGTGGTCCTGGGGATACAAGTGTATTAACAGATACAAAAGGAGAACGACATGCAACGTATATgcatacaaaatctgtattatTTGCTAACCAGAATAGTCTAATAATATTAGTCAACAGGTTGAAACCTATGTCTGCATCACCATTGTTGTCAATGTCTGTTGTTGAGGTTCTTGAGGCAATGATCTGTGACCCAAGTGCTGAAACAACCCAATATGCAGTTTTTGTAGATTTATTACGTCTGGTTGCGGGTTTGAGACGCCGCTTGTTTGCATTGTTTGGACACCCTGCAGAAAGTGTACGGGAAACAGTGGCTGTCATTATGCGTACAATTGCTGAAGAAGATGCTGTTGCCGCTGAATCCATGCGTGATGCTGCTTTACGTGATGGTGCATTACTTCGGCATTTGCTACATGGATTTTACCTTCCTGCTGGTGAGCGCCGTGAGATTAGTCGGCAACTTGTTGCTCTTTGGGCAGATTCTTATCAGCCGGCTCTTGATTTGTTATCTAGAGTTCTACCTCCAGGCCTTGTTGCTTATCTGCATACACGTTCTGATGGAGTTTCAGCAGAGGATGTATCCAATCAAGAGGGATCTTCACTGAGCAGGAGACAGAGGCGCTTACTCCAGCAGAGGAAGAATCGTCCTGTAAGAGGGATAACATCCCAGCAACATTTATCTCCTAATATGAACAACTTAGAGGCTGTTGATCAGACCAAGCAGCCAAATTCTGGGGCAACAGATAGTTATAAAAAATCTGCCATAGATCTGAGGTCTGGACATGCACCAAACATTCCATCTCCTGCAGTTCATGGAGGTGAGAACCTTCCAAGTGAGTTGTCAAGTACAGGGATCATGCAAAGTAACCATTCAGCCACCGTTGATTCTTCAGATGTTCCTTCAATAAATCAACAAGAACCAGTTGACTCCAATGCTAGCAGTTCAGTTGATTCTGATGCCAATATAGTTAGTAACCAGAATGGGGGGCTGCCTGCACCTGCTCAGGTAGTTGTCGAGGATGCTACTGTGGGTTGTGGAAGGTTATTATTGAACTGGCCTGAGTTTTGGCGAGCTTTCAGCCTTGATCACAACCGAGCTGATTTGATATGGAATGAGCGCACCAGGCAGGAGTTGCGAGAGGCTTTGCAGGCTGAGGTTCATCGACTTGATGTTGAGAAAGAACGTACAGAAGATATTGTTCCCGGAGGCGGAACTACAGATATTATCACCGGTCAAGTTAGTGTATCTCAGATTTCATGGAACTACACAGAGTTTTTTGTTATGTATCCTAGCTTATCAAAAGAAGTTTGTGTGGGTCAGTATTACCTTCGTCTGCTGCTTGAGAGTGGCACCAGCGGGAGAGCACAGGATTTTCCGCTGCGTGATCCTGTTGCTTTCTTTAGAGCCCTCTATCATCGATTTTTATGTGATGCAGATACGGGGCTAACTGTAGATGGTGCTGTTCCTGATGAACTGGGCTCTTCTGATGATTGGTGTGATATGGGAAGATTGGATGGTTTTGGAGGCGGTGGTGGTTCCTCAGTTAGGGAACTGTGTGCTAGGGCAATGGCAATTGTGTATGAGCAACATTACAACACTGTGGGCCCATTTGCAGGCACTGCACATATCACTGTTCTGTTGGATAGGACTGATGATAGAGCTTTAAGACACCGTCTTCTTCTTCTGTTGAAG GTGTTGATGAAGGTTTTGTCAAATATTGAGGCTTGTGTTTTGGTTGGAGGCTGTGTCCTTGCTGTTGATTTACTGACAGCAGTTCATGAAGCTTCAGAAAGAACTGCTATACCTTTACAGTCCAACTTGATTGCTGCTACTGCTTTTATGGAGCCCTTGAAAGAGTGGTTGTTTATTGACAAGGATGGTTCTCAAATTGGACCAGTTGAGAAAGATGCTGTCAGAAGATTCTGgtcaaaaaaggaaataaactgGACTACAAGGTGTTGGGCATCTGGGATGCCTGACTGGAAGAGATTAAGGGATATTCGAGAACTCAGATGGACACTGGCACTTCGAGTTCCCGTACTCACTCCAATCCAG GTTGGAGATTCTGCATTGTGTATTTTGCACAGCATGGTAGCTGCTCATTCAGATATTGATGATGCTGGAGAAATAGTTACACCAACACCTAGAGTAAAACGGATCTTGTCAAGTCCAAGATGTCTACCGCATATTGCACAG GCTATACTTTCTGGGGAGCCAACCATTGTAGAGGGATCTGCAGCTTTGCTGAAGGCTGTTGTTACCAGGAATCCTAAAGCAATGATTAGATTATACAGCACCGGAGCGTTCTACTTTGCGCTGGCATACCCTGGATCAAATCTCCTTTCAATTGCAGAGCTCTTCTCAGTAACACATGtgcatcaagcttttcatgGTGGTGAAGAAGCTGCAGTGTCCTCTTCTTTGCCTTTGGCAAAACGCAGTGTTTTAGGTGGGCTTTTACCTGAGTCCTTGCTGTATGTACTGGAACGAAGTGGTCCAGCTGCATTTGCCGCAGCCATGGTTTCTGATTCTGACACTCCTGAGATCATATGGACACACAAGATGCGAGCTGAAAATCTCATTCGCCAG GTACTGCAGCATCTTGGAGACTTCCCTCAGAAGTTGTCCCAGCATTGCCATTCTTTATATGATTATGCTCCTATGCCTCCAGTTACATATCCGGAGCTGAAAGATGAAATGTGGTGTCATCGATATTACCTTCGAAACTTGTGTGATGAGATCAGGTTTCCAAATTGGCCCATTGTTGAACATGTTGAGTTTTTGCAGTCTTTGTTGGTAATGTGGCGAGAAGAGTTGACAAGGAGACCAATGGATCTTTCTGAagaagaagcttgcaaaatatTAGAGATTTCTTTGGAGGATGTCTCTAGAGATGACGCCCCTAGACAACAAAGTTTGGAGACGGCTGATGAGATTCCCAACTTATCAAAGCAGATTGAAAACATAGATGAAGAAAAGCTCAAGCGACAGTATAGGAAACTGGCAATGAAATATCATCCAGACAAAAATCCTGAAGGGCGAGAGAAGTTTCTTGCTGTGCAGAAAGCCTATGAACGGCTGCAG GCCACAATGCAAGGGCTGCAAGGTCCTCAAACATGGAGATTGCTGCTATTACTGAAGGGACAGTGCATCCTATATCGACGCTATGGTGATGTGCTAGAGCCATTTAAATATGCTGGATACCCCATGTTGTTAAATGCGGTGACAGTGGACCAGGGTGatagcaattttctttcctctGATAGAGCCCCTCTCCTTGTTGCAGCGTCTGAGCTTGTTTGGCTTAC GTGTGCATCTTCATCACTGAATGGTGAGGAGCTTGTGAGGGATGGTGGAGTACAACTCATTGCAACTCTTCTTTCCCGTTGCATGTGTGTGGTTCAACCAACCACTACTGCAAGTGAACCCTCTACTGTTATTGTTACTAATGTTATGCGGACTTTTTCCATTCTGAGTCAATTCGAGAGTGCTAGAGTTGAGATACTTGGAATTTCTGGACTAGTTGAGGATATTGTCCATTGTACAGAACTTGAGCTTGTATCTCCTGCTGTTGATGCTGCCCTTCAGACCATTGCACATCTTTGTGTGTCATCTGTATTGCAAGATGCCTTATTGAGGGCTGGAGTGCTATG GTACCTGTTGCCTTTATTACTTCAATACGATTCAACTGCTGAGGAGTCGGATAAGGCGGAAACTCATGGTGTTGGTGGAAGTGTTCAAATAGCAAAAAATATCCATGCTGTACGAGCGGCTCAGGCCTTGTCAAGGCTTAGTGGTCAGGCTATGGATGATAATGGAACACCTTATAATCAGGCTGCATCCAATGCTGTCAAAGCCTTGCTAACCCCTAAACTTGCAAGCATGCTGAAGGATCAATTAGCAAAGGAGTTGTTGTCAAAATTAAACTCAAATTTGGAATCCCCAGAG ATAATTTGGAACTCCTCAACCCGCACAGAACTATTAAAGTTTGTAGACCAACAGCTAGAAAGCCAGGGTCCTGATGGTTCATATGATCTGAAGGATTCTCATTCCTTCATGTATGAAGCCTTATCAAAAGAACTTTTTGTTGGCAATGTATACCTGAGAGTCTATAATGATCAACCAGACTTTGAAATCAGCGAACCGGAGAATTTCTGCATTGCTCTTGTTGACTTCATTTCCCATTTACTGCATGATCGATCAAACACTGGTTCAGATTTTCATGTTAGTGgctcatctattgagagatctgaGCTTCAACATGATTCTATCAATGGATCATTCACTGAGCAGTGCTCTTCGGATGATTCATCAGCACACCCTGATGGAAATTTGGTTAGCAAGGAGGAAGAATTGATGAAGAACCTTCAATTTGGTCTGACCTCTCTTCAG CACTTGCTGACGAGCAATCCAAATTTGGCGTCGGTGTTTTCTTCCAAAGAGAAGTTGTTTCCtctttttgaatgcttttctggTCCTGTTGCTTCTGCCTGCAACATTCCTCAACTTTGTTTAAGTGTACTCTCCCGCCTGACTACACATGCTCCCTGCTTGGAAGCGATGGTTGCAGATGGTTCTAGTCTTCTCCTCCTCTTACAAATGCTTCACTCATCCCCTAGCTGCCGTGAAGGAGCTCTTCATGTTCTTTATGCTTTGGCAAGCACTCCAGAGCTCGCATGGGCAGCTGCAAAGCATGGAGGAGTTGTCTACATTCTTGAACTTCTCTTGCCTTTACAAG AAGAAATTCCTATGCAGCAAAGAGCAGCAGCTGCTTCACTGTTGGGGAAGCTTGTTGGGCAGCCAATGCATGGTCCCAGAGTGGCTATAACACTTGCTCGATTTTTACCAGATGGGTTGGTATCCATTATCAGGGATGGCCCTGGTGAAGCAGTTGTGAGTGCTCTTGATCAAACAACAGAGACTCCAGAACTTGTATGGACTCCAGCAATGGCTGCTTCTTTGTCAGCTCAACTAGCAACCATGGCATCAGATCTATATCGGGAACAGATGAAAGGACGTGTTGTTGATTGGGATGTGCCTGAGCCAGCTTCTAGCCAACAGGAGATGAGAGATGAACCTCAG GTTGGAGGGATCTATGTCAGGTTATTCTTGAAAGATCCAAAGTTTCCTCTTAGAAACCCCAAGAGATTTTTGGAAGGGCTATTGGATCAGTATCTTTCATCCATTGGTGCTACACATTATGATGACTGTGCTGTTGATCCTGAACTCCCTCTGCTTCTGTCTGCTGCATTAGTCTCTTTGTTACGGGTACACCCTGCTCTTGCGGATCACGTTGGGTATCTTGGATATGTTCCCAAACTTGTTTCTGCAGTGGCCTACGAAGGAAGAAGGGAAACAATGGCTTCCCCAGAGAACAGAAATGACAACTACTCAGGGGAGAGAAGTGAAGCTGAGGATAGTTCAATGCAGCCAACTTCACCAACACCTAAAGAACGCGTTCGTCTTAGTTGTTTACGAGTTTTACATCAGCTTGCAGCAAGTACTATATGCGCCGAAGCTATGGCAGCAACCAGTGTAGGAACACCCCAG GTTGTTCCACTTCTGATGAAAGCTATCGGATGGCAAGGTGGAAGCATATTGGCTCTGGAAACACTCAAACGTGTTGTGGTTGCTGGAAATCGAGCAAGAGATGCATTGGTTGCACAGGGTCTTaa GGTTGGTCTTGTTGAGGTACTGCTAGGTCTTCTTGATTGGAGGGCTGGGGGAAGAAATGGTCTTTGTTCCCAGATGAAGTGGAATGAATCAGAAGCATCCATTGGAAGAGTGCTTGCTATTGAG GTTCTGCATGCCTTTGCAGCGGAAGGTGCCCACTGTACGAAAGTCCGGGAGATACTTAATGCCTCCAAT GTTTGGGATGCTTATAAGGACCAAAGGCATGATCTTTTCCTCCCATCAAATGCCCAATCTGCAGCTGCTGGAGTTGCTGGATTAATAGAAAATTCCTCATCTCGGCTTACTTATGCACTCACAGCACCCCCATCACAACCTAGTCAAGTTAAACAGCCTGCTGCTATTGTAGCTGATTCCAACGGGACAGAGGATCACATTTCATAG